The Juglans regia cultivar Chandler chromosome 16, Walnut 2.0, whole genome shotgun sequence nucleotide sequence GTGGGTTGGAAATTACTTGCATGTCACACCAGTTTATTTGCTTTGTTTGTTGCTTAATAGGTTGGGTCAAGATAGAAGGTGCAGAGTCAGCTCTCATAAGGGCAAGCCTGAAGACAGAAGACACGAGCTATGACTGTATAGGGACTGTTTTGGCCAAGCGTGGATGCTGGTCATTTCTCAAGGGTGGATTTGTTCTGAGCTCAACATCTCATTTATCTATCCTGTTCCTTCTGGTAAATGGGGCTATTGAACAAGTTGTCGCCCTGCTTTAGTACTTTATGaaatgaaactttttatttgttttggttcTGCAGAGTTCGGACGATAGGGATATCAACATAGCAATTGCAAGCAATTCAATACAGCCATTTACCAGGGAGCAATGGAGTACAAATCAGCAATATATGATTAACAGTGTAAGCATAGCACATTCCAATTGATAAAGTGATTTTAATCGACTGACTTAGTGATAGCATATATGTTGAAGAATAAAATGAGCCGATAGTGTTTTGACAATAAAATGGTTCTCATTGATGGAATGAATTATTCTATCAACCTTTAAGGGCAACATCTGTTTTCCAGCAAAGGAAGCGTGCCGTGACAGTCCATGTCTCAGATGAACACGGAGAACGGTTGCAAGGGGCAGCTATTAACATAGAACAAGTATCAAAAGATTTCCCTTTTGGATCTGCAATAGCTAAGACCATTCTCGGAAATCTGCCATATCAAGTATGATTCATAAACTATATTATATGCAAAGTTCTTGTATTTAAAACTGATTAGATCCAGTTCTTTCCTCTAACAGAAATCCTTCATGTTTTTCCAGAATTGGTTTACTAAGCGATTCAATGCAGCAGTGTTTGAAAATGAACTCAAGTGGTATGCCACAGAGCCAAAGCAAGGGAAGGTCAACTACACCATTGCAGACCAAATGGTGGGATTTGTTCGAGCTAACCAAATCATGGCTAGAGGCCACAACATATTCTGGGAGGACCCAAAATACACTCCAGCATGGGTTCTTAACCTCACGGGTCCTGAATTACAATCAGCTGTCAACTCACGCATACAGAGTCTGCTGAACAAATACAGTGAAGAATTCATTCACTGGGATGTCAGCAATGAGATGCTGCACTTCGATTTCTACGAGCAACGCCTTGGCACTAATGCCACATTGCATTTCTATGAGATAGCACACCAGTCTGACCCTTTGGCAACACTGTTTATGAACGAGTTTAATGTGGTCGAGGGCTGCAGCGATGTGAATTCCACTGTTGACACCTACATCTCAAGGCTGAGAGAACTCGAACAAGGTGGTGTTTCGATGAATGGAATTGGTCTAGAGAGCCACTTTACGGTACCAAACCCTCCTCTAATGAGAGCTATTTTGGACAAGTTGGCCACGCTAGGGCTTCCCATATGGCTTACTGAGGTGGATATTAGCAATGCACTTGATAAAAAACAACAGGTGAACTAGCCTCTTGTTACTCTCTCATGTTAAACTACGCATGGTAGCAGTTATAGCATTACCCATAAGGGCCCCGGGAAAAGATTCTCTCGTGTTCGGGCAAGAACTTGAGGAGATATTGATATGCATCAACTAACGTGTCTGCCACTGATATAATATTTGATCTTTCTGAGTGCAGGCCATTTACTTAGAAGAAGTATTGAGAGAAGGTTTTTCGCATCCTTCAGTGAATGGGATAATGCTTTGGACTGCGCTCCATCCCTATGGGTGTTACCAAATGTGCTTGACTGAccataattttcaaaatctgCCGGCTGGAGATGTGGTTGACAAGCTCCTGAAAGAGTGGCAAACTGGGAAGATTGAGGGTGAGACAGATGAGCATGGTTCTTATAGCTTTTATGGCTTCTTAGGAGAGTACGAAATAAGTGTTGGATATGGAAACAGAAGTGCAAATTCAAAGATCTCGCTTGGTCGAGCAGATGAAACTAAGCACTATAACATTCGATtgtaaaccaaaaaaataatattgatcagTATGTTTGGcatgaaaacaataaaatttctgtTAAAGCCTATTATATACACGCACCAATACGGTATTCGCAATAGAAATTGGGTTAGAAAACTTGTGGTTTCTGATGAAATGACATGGTGATTCTTGtgaaaattactatttactatattaataaatatattggcAGTGGGATAATGGAATCCAGCCTAATAAATATAGATCACGATTCACGAAAACTGATTGGTCTTTGAACTTATGATTTCGATGTGACTGAGAATCCGAAACTTTTGTTTGATCTATGCCTTGAGCTAAATTGTGAATTAAGATTTCTTATTACACCAACACAATCTAACCACTCCTGATCTATGTAAATCAATAAAACCCTTCGTTACTCTTGCTTGGAATCAGTAAGGATAGAAACAAGACATTTTAAAGCTTTCACCAAGTATATTTTAGCATAGTAAATATGCATATATTCCCCTAAAAACAAAAGGCATAATCGTCAACCCCTCCAGCAAAGTAAATCGACAGACATTGTGTCTGTGGTTTCAATTTGACCCAAACTGTATCCAAGCTCCTCAAGTATATCCCAAATTCCAATAAATACGCAGAGAAatgtagtatttttcttttgaaaaaaactaTAGATAGAGGCGTGTTTGCTACTTTGGGATGGGTttgggagaggaagagagagatggCACGAATTATAGCAATTCGATTAACCAGGCCAAAAAGCCAAGCTGAAATGATAAGCTGACGCAATAGTCTTCAAGAAATTCCCTTCTTCAAGGGCTGAAAGACAAAAAGccaaagcaaaataaaacttGCAACACCCGCAAGGCCACAAAGTTATGCCTCCTCCCTGAGACAACCAACCATCCTACTCATGAATTCACATGACACAGTTTCAATGGTCAAAcacctctttcttttctctctttacGACAAAGATTCACAACCAAAAAACAGCCAACCTCTctgatttgttttgttttttgttttaactcAATGATGCAGAACCTTAAAAGCTTGAGTTCGAAAGGCAAAGGAAATGAGCattagatataaataaatataaatacaaacacttCCAGTATATATAACGTCGAACTTTTTTCTTGGGGGGACCCTCGGAGTAGAATGGGATGTTTTACACTCTGGAGGAATCTGTCACCTTTCCCAGCAAAAGGCTGCAAATCTGAGACACACTCATAGCAAAAGCCATGACTCGAGGTCAAGTTCAGATAAGAGGGGCTACAAAAAATGGAATGAGAGGGTAAGAGACAAAGTAGCCCAGGCTATTAAAGCAGATTGGAAGGTTGAAGGAGAAAGTGTTCTTGGTGAGTCTCCCATGGCCAAACCAGCTAACCATGACCCATCTGCGATCATGGCTTCTCCTGACCCTGAACCTGAATCTGAACCAGAAACCGAATACTCTGAACCGGTATCTGATTCTCCTTCACCTGACCCTGAACCCGAAACAGAGTAATATTCTGACCCGGACCCCTGAGAGGTTGCTGATGTTGTTGGGGTTGCATCTCTTGAAGATTTCTGACTGCACAGCAGAGATTAGGAGATACAATAATTACTCTTGCAGTTgaagaattaaatatatatcagTCGAGACTGACCAGAGtgaattgaaaagaatttacACTGAAGGCAACTAAACAACCTCATTTAAAGCCCTGAAGATCTGATTATATAATATGGAAGAAATGCTAAATCGAATCATTAAAAAAGGCAAATCGTTGGCATTATGGCATTGCCACTATCCAACCCACCCCACACGctaaaaccaaacaaagaaaaaggggCAAGATCTTTGGGCATTGCCAACAAACACCAATCTACTTTCAGAAGTAGCAAACTAAAAATAGAAACTTGAAGATAAATTTCGTCAGTATTCAAAGATAGATTGAAACAACAACTCTCAGGCGAGGAAAATAcagaatattgataaaataaaagctTGTGAAACTCGGAAACTAAAGAGTGAGTATGTATCTTTTACCTTGGAGACGAAGGGCAAAACGTCAGCGTATAATCGGCACCGGTACAGGTGAACGTACTCGTAGCATCATCGTACGCGTAGCTATACGATCTCGGACACGCGGCCTTGAACATCTCCGAGTACACCGACGGCCTACAAGAAGCGGGCGTGCCATACTCGCCGATGCAACAGTACTCGGGGCTCCCGAACGCCTCGCACGCGCTCTTACAGGCGCTACCGTCCCCGACCCTCAGCTCCGAGGGGCATTGTTGGTTCAGATCAGAGATGCATCCGGTCGAGTCGCATGCCCCCGACCCGCCGGTACCTTCAACGATCATGGGAAGGTTGTACCCGTCCACCAAGCTGACGTCGTAGAAATCCTGCCCACCGGACCCGAGAGTAAACTCGGCAAGAGTGGCGGGAGGGGCGGCTCCGAGTCCATTGCACTCGACTTGTCCGGCGCCGCAGTCGGCAGTGAGGCACGACCCTGACCCGGATCCGTCGAAATTACAATTCGTCCGACCCCAGAACCGGCCGGACCAGCCAGTGGGGGCTTGGAAGGAACGGGAACTATCCTTTGGGAGCTCGAATCCAGTGCTGTCGAGCCTGGGGCTGCCTGCATTTGCGAGAATGCCTGGCCACACAGTGTAATCACATCTGTTCACAAACGTGAATGTAGCACCTGAAACGCCTGGTACGCATACAAACACAGATTTTTTTAAGTGTaaaatcgtaaaaaaaaaaaaaaaaaaaaacgaagcaAAAAGAGTAAAATGTGAGATAGACCCAGATGACTGCATAGAAAACCCATCAAACATACCTCTAGTGGTGAGAAGCAGAACAAGAAGACTGAGAATATTGAGAGTGGAAGTGCAGCAGAAGATATGATCCATACGGTAAGTTTTTCTTTAGGAAAGAAGGAAGGAAGATGGGTGGTTGGGTCGCGTGATGGTTCTGGATGCGGTGTGGTTTTAGCGGTGATTGTGGCAAAAAGAGGAGGGAGGAATAAGGTAAAAGATTAGGACAATGCCAGATGCCAATCCCAGTTTGGTAGCACGGATCGTAGGGGGAGAGCAGTTACAAGTAACGCAAAAGTGAAGGGATGGTTTTTGGATTCAATGCCTATAACgcaagaaaaaatctaaataacatTCTACTGTTTGTAGGCAAATCGACGAGGATGATACTTGGGGAGAACAGCCAAGGAGGCATGCCTCATACCGTAATTGcagctctttctctctctctttctgtctgTCTGATCTGCCTAATCCAATATAATTGTACCTCTGAGTTCTAATTTTAGATGAATAGTTTTAATAGATTCCCCTCTGTTTCTTTCACCTTTGAGGTTTTGATCTCATCTGTAGaaacatgattatatattattactgAACTATTCCTTAAACTTTTCAGAAATGCATTAGCATTCTCGTGCTTTTTTAGCCATTGAGAAGTAAtctcaatttcattttattgttattttttttttaattttttacataaatataataaataatttatatttttaaaattttaaattttaaaataataatattaaaaaataatatttttataatattttatttaatttttaactttcatcttaattcaagCGAGATCTTATTCTATCCTTATTtatcaatttaacattttcctaaTCATGTcatattgtattgtatttattttattataaaatagtttcatCATATGCATTCATTTATCAACTTTGaacctaataattttttatttttaatcattgaaACCTTTCAGCCTTTTCACTGcagataatttgaattttgtttctGGCCGGATCTTAATTTTCACTGTAGATGATTTTTGACATTATGCATCAAGAACAGTGAAGTTTAAAACAt carries:
- the LOC109006586 gene encoding endo-1,4-beta-xylanase 5-like, coding for MRDPLAFSLWAFFLVMVPPLVASYAGPLYDYTAYTECKKQPEAALYKGGILSNQSVSRIGVSAISASAYSPALILYNLTQGTIYCFSSWVKIEGAESALIRASLKTEDTSYDCIGTVLAKRGCWSFLKGGFVLSSTSHLSILFLLSSDDRDINIAIASNSIQPFTREQWSTNQQYMINSQRKRAVTVHVSDEHGERLQGAAINIEQVSKDFPFGSAIAKTILGNLPYQNWFTKRFNAAVFENELKWYATEPKQGKVNYTIADQMVGFVRANQIMARGHNIFWEDPKYTPAWVLNLTGPELQSAVNSRIQSLLNKYSEEFIHWDVSNEMLHFDFYEQRLGTNATLHFYEIAHQSDPLATLFMNEFNVVEGCSDVNSTVDTYISRLRELEQGGVSMNGIGLESHFTVPNPPLMRAILDKLATLGLPIWLTEVDISNALDKKQQAIYLEEVLREGFSHPSVNGIMLWTALHPYGCYQMCLTDHNFQNLPAGDVVDKLLKEWQTGKIEGETDEHGSYSFYGFLGEYEISVGYGNRSANSKISLGRADETKHYNIRL
- the LOC109006585 gene encoding thaumatin-like protein 1; its protein translation is MDHIFCCTSTLNILSLLVLLLTTRGVSGATFTFVNRCDYTVWPGILANAGSPRLDSTGFELPKDSSRSFQAPTGWSGRFWGRTNCNFDGSGSGSCLTADCGAGQVECNGLGAAPPATLAEFTLGSGGQDFYDVSLVDGYNLPMIVEGTGGSGACDSTGCISDLNQQCPSELRVGDGSACKSACEAFGSPEYCCIGEYGTPASCRPSVYSEMFKAACPRSYSYAYDDATSTFTCTGADYTLTFCPSSPSQKSSRDATPTTSATSQGSGSEYYSVSGSGSGEGESDTGSEYSVSGSDSGSGSGEAMIADGSWLAGLAMGDSPRTLSPSTFQSALIAWATLSLTLSFHFL